The Microbacterium sp. zg-Y1090 sequence AGCGATTTCCATCATCTTGCGCTGGCTCTTGATCTGCCGCACGAAGAGCGGGATCAGCGCCGAGCGCACGACGATCACGAGACCGATGATCGAGAGCACCCACGTGGCACCCGCGGCCGCGGGCATGCCCACCGCGGTGAACAGCCAGTGCCAGAACACCAGGATGAGCTCGACGAGCCACTTGAAGGGCCACATCAGCGTGCTGAAGAGGTCGAATCCCTCACCCGGCGGCGGTGTCGTCGGGGTGGGCACCACCGGGATGGGGGTGGCAGCGAAGAGATCCAGCACGGATCAGTCCTTTCCGGAGGGCACGACGAAGCCGTGCCGGGTCAGCTCGTGACGGAAGCGTGGGTTCGGCGGGACGTCGTCGATTCCGCCGGCGGCCCAGGGATGGCACCGCCCCAGACGTGCGGCGGTGAGCACAGTGCCCTTCGCCAGGCCGTGCTGCTGCACGGCACCCACCGCGTACGCCGAGCACGAGGGGTAGTACTTGCAGACATCGCCGTACAGGTGCGAGATCGTCGCCCGATAGCTGTGCAACAGGGCGAGCCCGAGGTTGCGGGGGACGAGTGGAAGGCCGCGCCACACCTGGGTGGGTTCGAGCGTCGCCTCACCCACCGAGGCCATGGGGAGCGTGGACGTGCTCATGCTGCGGCCCGCTTGGCGAGGCAGCGCCGGACGTCTCCGCGCAGCTGGTCGTACGGAGCGGTGGCCGCGCTGGGCAGGGCGCGGATGACGATGTCGGCACCGGATGCCACGTCGTCGACCACCTCTGCGCACACGGCCTTCAGCCGTCGGCGCACGGTGTTGCGCACGACGGCGCC is a genomic window containing:
- the yidD gene encoding membrane protein insertion efficiency factor YidD encodes the protein MASVGEATLEPTQVWRGLPLVPRNLGLALLHSYRATISHLYGDVCKYYPSCSAYAVGAVQQHGLAKGTVLTAARLGRCHPWAAGGIDDVPPNPRFRHELTRHGFVVPSGKD
- the rnpA gene encoding ribonuclease P protein component, which produces MLSRLNRLTRGVEYRAVVRGGRRCGGSHTVTYVMGPVGDRAPRFGFIVSKQVGGAVVRNTVRRRLKAVCAEVVDDVASGADIVIRALPSAATAPYDQLRGDVRRCLAKRAAA